A window of Acropora muricata isolate sample 2 chromosome 6, ASM3666990v1, whole genome shotgun sequence genomic DNA:
TCTAAAGGAGGGCCACTGAAAATGTTCAGTCAAACAAGTATGGGTCCAATAAATTTTTGAAATAGAGGACAAATTCTCATCAGTGCACCCTCCCCTCCCCCAACAAGTTTTTGTGAATGCCCCCTAAGCTGCTTAATGTGATAGAAAGGCTTTCCATCATTACATTCACACCAGGCTTCTTGGGTTCATTGGCATCAGCACTGCTTACTTCGTATGCTGTGCAAGGCAAACCTGTAAGGGAATGGGGATCAGGCCTCATGGCCACCCTCCCGAAAGTTCTGAGTTATGTCAAAGAGATTGGCCGTGATGTTAAGGAGAATGAAGAGCAATGGTCTTACTTCACTGACTCCTGGACTGCATACCTAACCGAAAGGGGAATTCTCCATGGCAACAGTGATCCTGTGTTTCCTGGAGACTACTCTATCAAAGAGCGTGacgcattctacaaatcattgagCTATCGTAAGGGTTGGGCTGGTGCCAGTGGACATGATGCGCCAATGATTGCTTATGATGCTCTTCTTGGCGCTGGGGCATCCTGGGAAGAGCTTTGTAGCCGAGCTATGTTTCATGGTGGTGACAGTGACAGCACAGGTGTAATTGCAGGGGCCTGGTGGGGAGTATTGTATGGCATGGATGGGGTGCCTGTGAAGAATTATGAGAATTTGGAATACAAAAAGAGGGTTAAAAAAGTAGCTGATGACCTGTTTAGCAAGGCGAAAAAACTATCGTGAACTCACCAAGGTAGCTTAAGGGCGGAAGTATTTAAAAACCATAAGTTAATCTGTAAATACTTCTGTCTACGTGATCATTTACAACAATGAGCGAGTCGTTTTTGACGACCATCACATacaagatatttaacaattattcctcgggCCCGAATgagctctgagtcaatagcccatgaggccgaaggccgaatgggctattgactcagaggccatgagggcagGAGGAATAAttgtattagtaaaatccaacttaTTGGTCAAAAAAGTATCGAGACCAAACGTCTTTCGCCAGGTAAAGCTAGAaattttgccgccaaaacattacacaCATGGCCGGCTATAACATCATaaagcctactagtagctcaaccaatcagaacgcagcattgatgatagaccactagttggattttactaatatttaATAGACAGTTTTAATAATAGTTCtataataatagtttatttttCACGTCGACACAAGACACAACTCTGTTATATCAGGTAGAAAATGATTACTATAGCAGTATGTGGCTATAATGATTGTGGTTTGCTCGTTGAAGACTTACGAAGATTGCGAACTTCTTGATAtgagaaaaggaaagaattACGCTCACATGAAAGACAGCCTCGATGACTGTGCTAGGTTGAGAAAGAGGCCTGAAAGTCTGCCCAAGGCAAGCGAACGAGCCAAGTTCACAAGGGCTGAAGATACGTGGATGAAGTTGTTTCCTTCAGTTGTCATCTGTCTGCATGTTGGCCCGTGATGAGCATAGGAAACAAAGCTATatattggaaaaaaacaaacaaacaaaacataaaataCGTGTTTATAGGAAAATGGAAGGATATTGAATCAGCAGGCTTTAGTGCTTAATGATCATGTTGAAACTTTGAGGAAATAAATGTGTCAGTTACCTTGGAACAAATTCTGCTTCTACTTTTCACGTTTTGATATTTAAAGTACCAGTCTTTCTGTGAACCATCCTCACCAATTCCTTGGTGATTTAACCTTAAAAATAACTGACAACGCTTAGCCTAGATGTTTTCAAAATTCATGGAGCGTTCTT
This region includes:
- the LOC136919455 gene encoding ADP-ribosylhydrolase ARH1-like; this encodes MPFSKDSFEACMLLSAVGDALGYKNGTWEFCYSGEAIHKELHQLGGLQNINIKGWIVSDDTVLHLATAEALVSSWRTREDLFNKIAAMYKESMKDMVGRAPGNTTMSNCVRLRPGCPDGYVVPFNLHGGGCGAAMRSMCIGLLYNSPGNLDDLIAVSVESGRMTHNHPTGFLGSLASALLTSYAVQGKPVREWGSGLMATLPKVLSYVKEIGRDVKENEEQWSYFTDSWTAYLTERGILHGNSDPVFPGDYSIKERDAFYKSLSYRKGWAGASGHDAPMIAYDALLGAGASWEELCSRAMFHGGDSDSTGVIAGAWWGVLYGMDGVPVKNYENLEYKKRVKKVADDLFSKAKKLS